Proteins from one Pseudoalteromonas rubra genomic window:
- a CDS encoding GNAT family N-acetyltransferase, with protein MSITIRHAQKGDAATILHFINELAIYEKEPDAVLNTVADIEQKLFGDDVRAHALICEQEGEAIGFAVYFFNYSTWLGKYGLYLEDLYVAQDQRGQGAGKALMKFLAQLAIKKDCGRFEWVVLDWNKPAIDFYNSIGAKPQDEWIIYRLTGDELRAFAEQP; from the coding sequence ATGAGTATCACGATCCGCCACGCACAAAAAGGCGATGCAGCAACAATATTACATTTTATCAATGAATTAGCCATCTATGAGAAAGAGCCAGACGCAGTCCTCAATACAGTCGCGGATATAGAGCAAAAACTATTTGGCGACGATGTACGTGCCCACGCCCTGATCTGCGAGCAAGAGGGCGAGGCCATTGGTTTTGCCGTGTATTTCTTTAATTATTCGACCTGGCTTGGTAAATACGGTCTGTACCTGGAAGATCTGTATGTTGCTCAGGATCAGCGCGGGCAGGGTGCAGGTAAAGCATTGATGAAGTTTCTGGCACAACTGGCCATAAAAAAAGACTGTGGTCGTTTTGAATGGGTCGTGCTCGACTGGAACAAGCCAGCGATCGACTTCTACAACAGCATTGGTGCCAAACCTCAGGACGAGTGGATCATTTATCGTCTGACAGGTGACGAGCTAAGAGCATTTGCCGAACAACCTTAA
- a CDS encoding LysR family transcriptional regulator encodes MKHLPNLDLNLLKLFAVLYQNGSVTLSAEQLNLSQSACSHALTRLRERLGDELFVRVNNRMLATAHAHRLAKTVLPALQMLEGGLQEASPFDANEPHTLTIAVTDYTAWCLRPFVAHLVSLFENLDIRFVQLEERIAEQALKEESLDLVCGFAHQQEFSESLTQLSWFEDAYVTVRCQSHPCKKQIDLSTFIAYPHILIAPWNERRGIVDRALAKIKKSRTIAVTTPHVLVAPTLLPESDMLLTMPRRYALQVCDRLHLQLQPPPLPVPDYQLKLYWHRTRKRDPKIGWFITQFCDFHELEHDEAKLVK; translated from the coding sequence ATGAAACATTTGCCTAATTTGGATCTTAATCTGCTTAAACTGTTTGCTGTTTTGTATCAGAATGGCTCAGTTACGCTCTCTGCCGAGCAGCTGAATCTCAGTCAGTCTGCATGTAGTCACGCACTGACCCGGCTCCGGGAGCGCCTGGGTGATGAACTGTTTGTGCGGGTGAATAATCGTATGTTGGCAACCGCGCATGCACATCGACTGGCAAAGACCGTGTTGCCAGCGTTGCAGATGCTGGAGGGAGGCCTGCAAGAAGCCAGCCCGTTTGATGCAAATGAACCTCATACGCTGACGATTGCGGTAACGGATTATACTGCCTGGTGTCTGCGGCCTTTTGTAGCTCATTTGGTTAGCCTGTTTGAAAATCTGGATATCCGTTTTGTTCAGCTTGAAGAACGCATTGCAGAGCAAGCTCTGAAAGAGGAAAGTCTGGATCTGGTATGCGGGTTTGCACATCAGCAGGAGTTTTCTGAGAGCCTGACCCAGCTTAGCTGGTTTGAGGATGCCTACGTGACAGTGCGTTGTCAGTCTCACCCATGCAAAAAACAAATAGATCTGAGTACTTTTATTGCATATCCGCATATTTTGATTGCGCCATGGAACGAGCGTCGGGGAATAGTTGACAGAGCACTGGCAAAAATTAAGAAATCCAGAACCATTGCAGTGACAACCCCACATGTGTTGGTGGCACCAACGTTGCTACCAGAGAGTGATATGTTGCTGACTATGCCCAGGCGTTATGCCTTGCAGGTGTGTGACAGATTACACCTTCAGTTACAGCCACCGCCGCTTCCGGTGCCTGATTACCAGCTGAAGTTGTACTGGCACCGGACGCGCAAGCGCGATCCTAAGATTGGCTGGTTTATTACTCAGTTCTGCGACTTTCATGAGCTAGAACATGACGAGGCCAAGTTAGTAAAATAG
- a CDS encoding DUF2314 domain-containing protein → MYWGLIVVFIVLAFWLHNRYSSSSEDYPALETDPNDPLLLQAVADAKASLEEFKSLYRQFPKDAFVKLDFESDCGVSEHLGAHVEGIKGDEISVFLVTPPVTHQGKLAHNYTCHFDDIEDWQITDKEGNIYGGFTQRAMFAIAEREGVELPRELQEMQGKYV, encoded by the coding sequence ATGTATTGGGGTTTAATTGTTGTCTTTATTGTGCTGGCTTTTTGGCTTCACAACCGCTATAGCTCTAGTTCTGAGGATTATCCAGCACTGGAGACTGACCCAAATGATCCTTTGCTGCTCCAGGCTGTGGCAGATGCCAAAGCGTCATTAGAGGAATTCAAATCCCTGTATCGCCAGTTTCCTAAGGACGCTTTTGTTAAACTCGACTTTGAAAGCGATTGTGGTGTTTCTGAACACCTTGGTGCACACGTTGAAGGGATAAAAGGCGATGAGATCAGTGTCTTTCTGGTCACGCCACCTGTCACGCATCAGGGTAAGCTTGCGCACAATTACACCTGCCACTTCGATGACATAGAGGACTGGCAGATCACAGATAAAGAGGGCAACATTTATGGCGGATTTACGCAGCGCGCCATGTTTGCGATCGCTGAACGTGAAGGCGTGGAGTTGCCCCGTGAGCTACAGGAAATGCAGGGAAAATATGTTTAA